Proteins found in one Zea mays cultivar B73 chromosome 1, Zm-B73-REFERENCE-NAM-5.0, whole genome shotgun sequence genomic segment:
- the LOC103642535 gene encoding BTB/POZ and MATH domain-containing protein 1: MIYNSKRRVAPKGSGGIDSFGWSSFVKRSVLESLYVTNDGWFVVVGAVKVVQEEDPLDLPPSNIGSHLGLLLDSTAGSDVTFVVDGERFAAHRAMLAARSPVFKAQLLGSMADATMSSIPLHGISAATFRAMLRFMYTDACPEEADDSDSDSSPGEMFHDLLAAADRFDLDRLKLLCARKLWNNVSEDTVADTLICAETYNCPQLKRKCLGFFGEGKDFKTKAVLTDGFARLAMEFPWILDELREKAGA; the protein is encoded by the coding sequence ATGATATATAACTCAAAGAGAAGAGTTGCACCGAAGGGCAGCGGTGGCATCGACAGCTTTGGTTGGTCTTCATTCGTGAAGCGAAGTGTCCTCGAGTCGCTCTACGTGACGAATGATGGATGGTTCGTCGTTGTGGGAGCAGTCAAGGTTGTGCAGGAGGAGGATCCCCTCGACTTGCCACCCTCCAACATCGGGAGCCATCTCGGCCTCCTGCTGGACTCCACGGCCGGTTCCGACGTTACGTTCGTTGTCGACGGCGAGAGGTTCGCTGCCCACCGGGCCATGCTCGCCGCCCGCTCGCCGGTCTTCAAGGCGCAGCTCTTGGGCTCCATGGCGGACGCCACCATGTCGTCCATACCATTGCATGGAATCAGCGCAGCGACGTTCAGAGCTATGCTCCGCTTCATGTACACCGATGCTTGTCCTGAAGAAGCCGATGACTCCGACTCCGACTCCTCCCCGGGTGAGATGTTTCACGACTTGCTCGCCGCTGCCGACCGCTTCGACTTGGATCGCTTGAAGCTTCTCTGCGCTAGGAAGCTGTGGAACAATGTCTCTGAGGATACAGTTGCTGATACGCTGATCTGTGCCGAAACATATAACTGCCCGCAGCTGAAAAGGAAGTGCCTTGGTTTCTTCGGCGAGGGGAAGGACTTCAAGACAAAGGCTGTGTTAACGGATGGTTTTGCTCGGCTGGCAATGGAATTCCCATGGATTCTTGATGAGCTGAGGGAGAAGGCTGGAGCATAG
- the LOC103645152 gene encoding BTB/POZ and MATH domain-containing protein 1: MSDSTFNSCFTHQFKLNYEDTEKVAIGYSVSSENILAGGHLWRIGCYPRGDHGKENKGECLSMFLYHESESKDAKAIFEAFVMDKEGTVSSSSHQSRVLHVFAPKGSDGYGWPSFVERSVLKSRYVTNDGSFVIVGAVQVVQEEDPLDLPPSNIGSHLGLLLDSTAGSDVTFVVDGERFAAHRAVLAARSPVFNAQLFGSMADATMTSIPLHGISAATLRAMLRFMYTDACPEEADDSDLLAAADRFDLDRLKLLCARKLWNNVTEDTVAGTLICAETYNCPQLKRKCVGFFGEGKDFKTRAVLTDDFARLALQFPSILDDLWVKAGA; the protein is encoded by the coding sequence ATGAGTGACAGCACGTTCAATTCTTGTTTCACACATCAGTTTAAGCTCAATTATGAGGATACGGAGAAGGTCGCCATCGGTTACTCGGTCAGCTCCGAGAACATCCTCGCCGGTGGGCACCTCTGGAGGATCGGCTGCTACCCGCGTGGGGATCATGGGAAAGAGAACAAGGGTGAGTGCTTATCTATGTTCCTCTACCATGAGAGCGAATCCAAAGATGCCAAAGCTATCTTCGAGGCCTTTGTCATGGACAAAGAAGGTACTGTATCGTCTTCGTCCCATCAATCCAGGGTTCTGCACGTTTTCGCACCGAAGGGCAGCGACGGCTATGGTTGGCCTTCATTCGTGGAGCGAAGCGTCCTCAAGTCGCGCTACGTGACGAATGATGGATCGTTCGTCATTGTGGGAGCAGTCCAGGTTGTGCAGGAGGAGGATCCCCTCGACTTGCCACCCTCCAACATCGGGAGCCACCTCGGCCTCCTGCTGGACTCCACGGCCGGTTCCGACGTTACGTTCGTTGTCGACGGCGAGAGGTTCGCTGCCCACCGGGCCGTGCTCGCCGCCCGCTCGCCGGTCTTCAATGCGCAACTCTTCGGCTCCATGGCGGACGCCACCATGACGTCCATACCATTGCATGGAATCAGCGCAGCGACGTTAAGAGCTATGCTCCGCTTCATGTACACCGATGCTTGTCCTGAAGAAGCCGATGACTCCGACTTGCTCGCTGCTGCCGACCGCTTCGACTTGGATCGCTTGAAGCTTCTCTGCGCTAGGAAGCTGTGGAACAATGTCACGGAGGATACAGTTGCTGGTACGCTGATCTGTGCCGAAACATATAACTGCCCGCAGCTGAAAAGGAAGTGCGTTGGTTTCTTCGGCGAGGGGAAGGACTTCAAGACAAGGGCTGTGTTAACCGATGATTTTGCTCGGCTGGCACTGCAATTCCCATCGATTCTTGATGATTTGTGGGTGAAGGCTGGAGCATAG